From the genome of Ignavibacteriales bacterium, one region includes:
- the nuoD gene encoding NADH dehydrogenase (quinone) subunit D: protein MDRITQIYNEEKIYKRLLEDKNITIDDALENEMVINMGPQHPATHGVLRLVLRLDGETVTGIVPELGYLHRGYEKMAENMSYIEYIPHTDRLDYTGTMCNNVAYVLAVEKLIGIEAPKRAQYIRMIVAELSRIAAHMVAIGTFAMDVGAVTMVMWTFREREKLQNIFDRLAGARFTTSYTRIGGVASDMDDEAIAMTRKFLEELEPSLVEMDKLLLSNRIFIERLEGIGILSKENAIALGVTGPNLRASGVEYDIRRAKPYLFYNEIDFKIPTYQQGDALSRYFLRGDEVRESVKILFQCLDKMPQGEVNANEPKKVLPHKTEIYSKMEELIHDFMIINYGINPPVGDTYFSVENPKGELGFYIVSNGTGQPWKLKIHSPSFCNLQTLSLLCKGAMVSDVIAIIGSLDPVMGEADK from the coding sequence ATGGATCGAATTACACAAATATATAACGAAGAGAAAATTTACAAGAGACTTCTCGAAGATAAAAACATCACCATTGATGATGCATTAGAAAATGAGATGGTGATCAATATGGGTCCCCAGCATCCTGCAACACACGGCGTCCTGCGCTTGGTATTACGGCTTGATGGCGAAACTGTGACTGGCATTGTGCCTGAACTCGGTTATCTCCACCGCGGGTACGAAAAGATGGCTGAGAACATGAGTTATATCGAATATATTCCTCATACGGACCGGCTTGATTACACCGGAACAATGTGCAATAATGTTGCATATGTTCTTGCTGTTGAAAAACTTATTGGTATCGAAGCACCGAAACGTGCACAATATATTCGAATGATTGTTGCTGAACTTTCCAGAATTGCAGCGCACATGGTTGCAATAGGAACATTTGCGATGGACGTTGGTGCCGTTACTATGGTTATGTGGACATTCCGAGAACGTGAAAAACTGCAAAATATTTTCGATCGGCTTGCAGGTGCAAGATTCACAACAAGTTATACTCGTATCGGCGGCGTTGCATCAGATATGGATGATGAAGCGATTGCGATGACAAGAAAATTTTTGGAAGAGCTGGAACCTTCTCTCGTTGAAATGGATAAACTTCTTCTAAGCAACAGAATTTTCATTGAACGCCTCGAAGGAATTGGAATCTTATCTAAAGAGAATGCAATTGCTCTTGGAGTTACCGGACCTAACCTGCGTGCAAGTGGTGTTGAATATGATATTCGTCGTGCGAAACCATATTTATTCTACAATGAAATTGATTTCAAAATTCCAACATATCAGCAAGGTGACGCGCTTTCCCGTTATTTCTTAAGAGGTGATGAGGTTCGCGAGAGCGTTAAAATATTGTTTCAGTGTCTGGATAAAATGCCGCAAGGCGAAGTTAATGCAAATGAACCAAAGAAAGTTCTTCCTCATAAAACAGAAATTTATTCCAAGATGGAAGAGCTTATACATGATTTTATGATAATCAATTATGGAATTAATCCACCTGTCGGTGATACATATTTTTCCGTAGAGAATCCAAAAGGCGAATTAGGATTTTACATTGTTAGCAACGGAACCGGTCAGCCGTGGAAGTTGAAAATTCATTCACCTTCATTCTGTAACTTGCAAACATTATCACTGTTGTGTAAAGGCGCTATGGTTTCTGATGTTATTGCAATTATTGGAAGTCTCGATCCGGTAATGGGTGAAGCGGATAAATAG
- a CDS encoding NADH-quinone oxidoreductase subunit C has translation MNPKELIADKVKEKFGAALEEVSDFRDDLCLTIKTDQIVQLSKFLKEDPALEFVMLKDVTAIDWATRKKRFTTVYHVYSFKMNYTLRIKANIDDDPPAIESVTPVWQSADWYERETWDMYGIKFINHPDLRRMYMPEGFEHHPLRKDFPVLGIPGSLPLPHEAE, from the coding sequence ATGAATCCCAAAGAACTCATTGCAGATAAAGTAAAAGAGAAATTCGGCGCAGCGCTGGAAGAAGTTTCCGATTTCAGAGACGATCTTTGTCTTACTATAAAAACTGATCAGATAGTGCAACTCTCAAAATTTTTGAAAGAAGATCCCGCACTTGAATTTGTAATGTTGAAAGATGTTACCGCGATCGATTGGGCGACCCGCAAAAAGAGATTCACAACAGTTTATCATGTTTACTCTTTCAAAATGAATTATACACTTCGCATCAAAGCTAATATTGATGATGATCCGCCAGCTATAGAAAGTGTTACGCCGGTTTGGCAGAGTGCCGATTGGTACGAGCGTGAGACATGGGATATGTATGGAATCAAATTTATCAATCATCCTGATTTAAGAAGAATGTATATGCCGGAAGGATTCGAACATCATCCGTTAAGAAAAGATTTTCCTGTGCTCGGCATTCCGGGCTCTTTACCACTTCCACATGAAGCTGAATAG
- the nuoB gene encoding NADH-quinone oxidoreductase subunit NuoB, with product MGLEAKLTQDGFITTTIDSVIAWARKSSVWPMPMGISCCAIEMIAAADPKYDIARFGSEVMRFTPRQCDLMIVAGTVTYKMAQVVRRIYDQMPEPKWVIAMGACTSSGGMYRSYNVVQGIDQFLPVDVYTAGCPPRPENLLNALMTIQEKIGKTKARDFKNRSLKELELSQI from the coding sequence GTGGGATTAGAAGCTAAACTCACTCAAGACGGATTTATAACAACCACAATAGATTCTGTTATTGCATGGGCTCGCAAAAGTTCTGTCTGGCCAATGCCCATGGGAATTTCCTGCTGTGCCATTGAGATGATTGCCGCTGCAGATCCAAAATATGATATTGCTCGTTTCGGCTCAGAAGTTATGCGATTTACACCGCGTCAATGCGATCTAATGATTGTTGCCGGTACGGTTACTTATAAAATGGCACAAGTAGTAAGAAGAATTTACGATCAGATGCCGGAACCAAAATGGGTGATTGCCATGGGCGCTTGTACTTCGTCCGGCGGAATGTATCGTTCATACAATGTAGTTCAAGGGATAGATCAATTTCTGCCTGTCGATGTTTATACTGCCGGTTGCCCGCCGCGTCCGGAAAATTTATTGAACGCGTTAATGACTATTCAAGAAAAAATCGGAAAAACAAAAGCGCGCGACTTTAAAAACAGATCTCTTAAAGAACTCGAACTTTCACAAATCTAA
- the ndhC gene encoding NADH-quinone oxidoreductase subunit A, giving the protein MIIDYIPIFLVIIVAALFGGIVVFSSTLFGPQRPNRVKQMTYESGKDPVGTTHERISIKYYLVAMLFIIFDIEVIYVYPWAVEFKTLFVQHGIFAFLPMFIFLIVLELGFFYVFMKGGLKWD; this is encoded by the coding sequence ATGATAATTGATTATATACCAATCTTTCTAGTGATAATTGTTGCCGCACTATTTGGTGGAATAGTAGTATTTTCATCTACATTATTCGGTCCGCAGCGCCCAAATAGAGTTAAACAGATGACTTACGAAAGCGGCAAAGATCCCGTAGGAACGACTCACGAGAGAATCTCGATTAAATACTATTTGGTCGCAATGCTATTCATCATTTTTGATATCGAAGTTATTTACGTTTATCCATGGGCAGTTGAATTCAAAACTCTTTTTGTTCAGCATGGAATTTTTGCTTTTCTACCGATGTTTATCTTTTTGATAGTGCTTGAACTAGGATTTTTTTATGTCTTTATGAAAGGAGGACTTAAGTGGGATTAG
- a CDS encoding aspartate aminotransferase family protein produces the protein MKNYKELIQKYEVDVYPRRDVVLVKGKGAHLWDDQGNEYIDMAAGISVANIGHGNEKLAKAISDQAATLVTCPNTFYNDKKALFLEKLFEIVPKNLTRAFLTNSGTEAVEAAFKFARLNSGKTKFIAAMKGFHGRTMGALSATYKKEYREGFEPLVPGFTFVPYNNFEKLAEAVDNDTAAIILEPVQGEGGINVGNKEYFQKVRQLCDERNIFLIIDEIQSGFCRTGKMFAIEHLGIEADMMTVAKSIAGGFPMGALLCSDKIKIEKSKHGSTFGGNPLACVAGIASIDFMIENKLWKEADEKGKYFKEKLEKLQLSKVREIRILGLMIGIELKDKVQPVILELLSKGIISLPAGTTVLRMLPPLVISYEDLDKVVEKLQEVLK, from the coding sequence ATGAAAAATTACAAAGAGTTAATTCAAAAATATGAAGTTGACGTATACCCAAGGCGGGATGTTGTACTTGTAAAAGGTAAAGGCGCTCATCTATGGGACGATCAAGGAAATGAATACATTGATATGGCTGCCGGCATAAGTGTAGCCAACATAGGTCACGGAAACGAAAAACTTGCTAAAGCTATTTCCGATCAAGCAGCGACACTTGTTACTTGTCCAAATACTTTTTACAATGATAAAAAAGCACTCTTCTTAGAAAAACTTTTTGAAATTGTACCTAAAAATTTAACACGTGCGTTTCTTACCAACAGCGGTACGGAAGCGGTAGAAGCTGCATTCAAGTTTGCGCGACTTAATTCCGGGAAAACAAAATTTATTGCGGCAATGAAAGGATTTCATGGAAGAACTATGGGCGCTTTAAGTGCTACATACAAGAAAGAATACAGAGAAGGATTTGAACCGCTAGTTCCGGGCTTTACTTTTGTACCTTACAATAATTTTGAAAAACTTGCCGAAGCAGTTGATAATGATACTGCTGCAATTATTCTTGAGCCGGTTCAAGGCGAGGGTGGAATAAATGTCGGAAATAAAGAATATTTTCAAAAAGTTAGACAGTTGTGCGATGAGAGAAATATTTTTCTTATCATTGATGAAATACAAAGCGGATTTTGCCGCACAGGAAAAATGTTTGCGATTGAGCATCTTGGTATTGAAGCAGATATGATGACCGTCGCTAAATCAATTGCAGGCGGATTCCCGATGGGTGCGCTTTTATGTTCCGATAAAATAAAAATTGAAAAAAGTAAACACGGTTCAACATTCGGTGGTAATCCTCTCGCCTGCGTTGCCGGAATCGCTTCGATCGATTTTATGATTGAAAATAAACTTTGGAAAGAAGCCGATGAAAAAGGAAAATATTTCAAAGAAAAACTGGAAAAACTTCAACTCTCAAAAGTCCGTGAAATAAGAATTCTTGGATTGATGATCGGTATTGAACTGAAAGACAAAGTTCAACCGGTTATTCTTGAATTACTAAGCAAAGGAATTATTTCACTTCCGGCAGGAACGACTGTTTTACGTATGCTTCCGCCGTTGGTAATTAGTTATGAAGATTTAGATAAAGTTGTTGAAAAGTTGCAAGAAGTGCTTAAATAA
- a CDS encoding [LysW]-aminoadipate kinase, with product MFLIKIGGGKEINLSGIISDLAATQEKFIIVHGANALRDDLANKLGYKKKVVTSLSGYDSVLSNEETIDLAMMAYAGLKNKRIVELCQKNGINAVGLSGLDGKVIQGKRNSGIKVREGGKTLLLRDFSGKPKAINKQLLDLLLDNGYTPVLSVPLIDENNFAINSENDDIIALLQSEFKADKIISLIEAPGFLLDKNDSSSLVSKMSKSELEEMEQKVDGRMKRKILSLRKLFSAGDTTVILSDGRTENPIKDALNGKGTTIL from the coding sequence ATGTTTCTAATTAAAATCGGCGGCGGAAAAGAAATAAATCTTAGCGGAATCATTTCCGATCTTGCCGCGACTCAAGAAAAATTTATTATCGTTCACGGCGCAAATGCGTTGCGTGACGACCTGGCAAATAAACTTGGTTATAAGAAGAAAGTCGTTACATCGCTATCGGGTTACGATTCTGTTTTAAGTAATGAAGAAACAATTGATCTTGCTATGATGGCTTATGCAGGTTTGAAAAATAAACGCATTGTAGAACTTTGTCAGAAGAATGGAATTAATGCTGTTGGACTTTCCGGTTTAGATGGAAAAGTTATTCAAGGAAAACGAAACAGCGGAATAAAAGTGCGCGAGGGCGGTAAAACTCTTCTGCTGCGAGATTTTTCCGGAAAACCAAAAGCAATTAACAAACAACTTCTTGATTTGCTTCTGGATAACGGTTATACACCTGTATTAAGTGTGCCTCTGATTGATGAAAATAATTTCGCTATCAATTCTGAGAACGATGACATAATCGCATTGCTTCAATCTGAATTCAAAGCAGATAAAATTATTTCACTTATAGAAGCTCCCGGTTTTCTTCTGGATAAAAACGATTCATCTTCACTTGTGTCAAAAATGTCGAAATCGGAACTGGAAGAAATGGAACAGAAAGTTGATGGCAGAATGAAAAGAAAAATTCTTTCTCTTAGAAAGTTATTTTCTGCCGGTGATACAACAGTAATTCTGTCTGACGGAAGAACAGAAAATCCAATTAAAGATGCGTTAAATGGTAAAGGAACAACAATACTATGA
- a CDS encoding class II glutamine amidotransferase: protein MCRLLYVNSKTNISISEYLSKFSEISKKSREYQGHGWGCAYLQKGEWIYYKNVNPIWKDDLTRFSSSTRLIAHTRSAFKDEGIVVENNMPFYDDKYIFVFNGQLSGVKIKEEGRIGAEKIFNYIKRFDKGSIKDALKKGTEIIKKKSSFIRAMNIIMTDSKAAYVYSHFNDAVDYFTMRAKISDDSIVICSESFVGENDWQPIQNNSLTEYKCF, encoded by the coding sequence ATGTGCAGACTACTTTACGTTAACTCAAAAACAAATATTTCTATTTCAGAATACTTATCCAAGTTTTCTGAAATATCTAAAAAGAGTAGAGAATACCAAGGACACGGATGGGGATGCGCTTATTTGCAAAAAGGTGAGTGGATCTATTATAAAAATGTTAATCCGATTTGGAAAGATGATCTTACCCGCTTTAGTTCTTCAACTCGATTGATCGCTCACACAAGAAGCGCGTTCAAAGATGAAGGAATTGTAGTAGAAAACAACATGCCGTTTTATGATGATAAATATATTTTCGTTTTTAACGGGCAGTTAAGCGGTGTGAAAATAAAAGAGGAAGGGAGAATCGGAGCCGAGAAAATTTTTAATTATATAAAACGCTTTGATAAAGGCAGTATCAAGGACGCATTGAAAAAGGGAACTGAGATCATAAAAAAGAAATCAAGTTTTATCCGTGCGATGAATATAATTATGACTGATTCAAAAGCGGCTTATGTTTATTCTCATTTTAATGATGCAGTAGATTACTTTACAATGCGTGCTAAAATTTCTGATGATTCAATTGTCATTTGTTCGGAATCTTTTGTCGGAGAAAATGATTGGCAGCCGATTCAAAATAATTCCTTAACGGAGTATAAATGTTTCTAA
- the argC gene encoding N-acetyl-gamma-glutamyl-phosphate reductase, protein MKVNVSIVGSSGYTGGELLRLLLFHPNVEVKQVTSESYTGKFVHKIHPNLRKSTTLKFVSAGELESCDLLFLCLPHNSSQNKIDDYKKLAPKIIDLSADFRLKDLNEYEKWYGHKHARPELLNEFVYGIPELHREEMKKANFISSAGCNATASILGLYPLYKNGLVELDRTVIEVKVGSSEGGNKVNEGSHHPERAGVVRSYQPTQHRHTAEMLQEMSFGKKIQIHFSATAIDMVRGLLATCHVFLKEDLQEKEIWKIYRDAYGNEPFIRIVKESDGIYRFPEPKLLSGTNYCDIGFKKDEFSNRLVVISAIDNLMKGAAGQALQAFNIMHGFDERTGLNFPGLHPI, encoded by the coding sequence ATGAAAGTAAATGTTTCGATTGTTGGTTCGTCCGGTTATACTGGTGGAGAGTTACTGCGGCTTTTACTATTCCATCCAAACGTTGAAGTGAAACAAGTTACATCGGAAAGTTATACTGGAAAATTTGTTCATAAGATTCATCCGAACTTGCGAAAATCAACTACATTAAAATTTGTATCCGCCGGTGAACTGGAATCGTGCGACCTTTTATTCTTATGTCTGCCTCACAATAGTTCTCAAAATAAAATTGATGATTACAAAAAATTAGCACCCAAAATTATTGATCTCAGCGCAGACTTCCGGTTAAAAGATTTGAACGAATATGAAAAATGGTACGGGCATAAACACGCGCGTCCAGAATTATTAAATGAGTTCGTTTATGGAATTCCGGAGCTTCACCGCGAAGAGATGAAAAAAGCTAATTTCATTTCAAGTGCCGGATGTAATGCAACTGCAAGTATTCTTGGTTTATATCCGCTTTACAAAAATGGATTGGTGGAATTGGATAGAACTGTTATTGAAGTTAAAGTTGGTTCAAGCGAAGGTGGTAATAAAGTCAATGAAGGTTCGCATCATCCGGAACGTGCGGGAGTTGTGCGTTCATATCAACCGACTCAGCATAGACACACTGCAGAAATGCTTCAAGAAATGTCATTTGGGAAAAAGATACAAATTCACTTTTCAGCTACTGCGATTGATATGGTCCGCGGTTTGCTTGCTACCTGTCATGTTTTTCTAAAAGAAGATCTACAGGAAAAAGAGATCTGGAAGATTTACCGGGATGCCTATGGAAATGAGCCGTTCATACGAATTGTAAAAGAGAGTGATGGAATTTACAGATTCCCCGAACCGAAATTATTAAGCGGAACGAATTACTGCGATATAGGATTCAAGAAAGATGAATTCTCGAACAGACTAGTTGTTATTTCTGCAATTGATAATTTGATGAAAGGCGCTGCCGGTCAAGCTCTGCAGGCATTTAATATAATGCATGGTTTTGATGAAAGAACAGGATTAAATTTTCCCGGGCTTCATCCAATTTAA
- the lysX gene encoding lysine biosynthesis protein LysX encodes MKIGLLHSLIRKDEKFLIDEFKAIKGIELEMIDDREITFNLGKNKFDLDIVVERCINHSRALHGLRLFESAGVKCVNTYNVATICGDKLLTSCALAEHNVPQPEVRVAFTEESALEAIEEMGYPVVLKPAVGSWGRLLSKVNDRDAAEAILEHKTVLGSYHHSIFYIQKYIEKKGKDIRSFVVGDKCIAAIYRTSPHWITNTARGGVATKCEVTDELSDISVRAAKAVGGGIVAIDVFESAQGLMINEVNYTMEYKNSIATTGVNIPQKMVEYVLQVAEGRKQ; translated from the coding sequence ATGAAAATAGGTCTGCTTCATTCGTTGATTAGAAAAGATGAAAAATTTTTAATAGATGAATTCAAAGCTATTAAAGGGATTGAATTAGAAATGATTGACGACCGCGAGATCACTTTCAATCTTGGTAAAAATAAATTTGATCTCGATATTGTAGTTGAAAGATGCATAAATCACTCGCGGGCTCTTCATGGATTGAGATTATTCGAATCGGCTGGAGTTAAATGCGTTAACACATATAATGTTGCAACAATATGCGGCGATAAACTTCTTACATCATGTGCTCTAGCGGAACATAATGTTCCTCAACCGGAAGTAAGAGTTGCGTTTACTGAAGAATCTGCACTCGAAGCAATTGAAGAGATGGGATACCCTGTAGTCCTGAAACCTGCAGTCGGTTCATGGGGAAGACTTCTTTCAAAAGTAAATGACCGTGATGCCGCAGAAGCAATCCTTGAACATAAAACTGTTCTCGGTTCATACCATCATTCGATCTTCTACATACAAAAATATATTGAGAAGAAGGGAAAAGATATTAGAAGTTTTGTCGTTGGTGATAAATGTATTGCAGCAATTTATAGAACTTCTCCGCATTGGATTACAAATACTGCTAGAGGCGGGGTTGCCACAAAATGTGAGGTAACCGATGAATTGAGTGATATCTCCGTCCGAGCTGCAAAAGCTGTTGGCGGTGGAATTGTTGCGATCGATGTGTTTGAGTCTGCACAAGGTCTAATGATTAATGAAGTGAACTACACAATGGAGTATAAAAATAGTATCGCAACTACAGGTGTAAATATTCCGCAGAAAATGGTTGAATACGTTTTACAAGTTGCAGAGGGAAGAAAGCAATGA
- a CDS encoding 2-isopropylmalate synthase, which translates to MSNLVWVLDSTLREGEQTPGVYFDKHIKLAIASLLDEIGIDIIESGHPMVTPEIHAAVKAIAQKGFKSIVGAHSRSLQSDVDLALECGVKFLGIFYCVSDERLESVFKKDLDSAIKLITDVIKYAKSQNPNLLIRYTPEDTVRSQFENVVKAATAAVEAGADIISVADTTGFMVPGTSRSMYDYISRLIEELDNRNLHPKIAVHCHNDRGLALANALDAYRAGANIIDAAALGLGERAGIVDLAQLLTVLTVDYNQNRWNLKKLVELYDLVSKHSGIPIPANYPITGKNAFTHCAGVHTHAASVNPMHYESLSPDILGRTRTFSLDHMSGIASLRYALKLIGEEALDDSHQMDVLKEVKSVGQRGRTVDLAELKHILEAVKHHKIYNS; encoded by the coding sequence GTGAGTAATTTGGTCTGGGTATTAGACTCAACTCTTCGCGAAGGCGAACAAACACCCGGCGTTTATTTTGATAAGCATATCAAACTGGCTATCGCAAGTCTGTTAGATGAAATTGGCATTGATATTATTGAATCGGGACATCCGATGGTAACTCCTGAAATCCATGCTGCTGTAAAAGCGATTGCTCAAAAAGGATTTAAATCAATTGTCGGCGCACATTCGAGATCACTTCAAAGTGATGTTGATCTTGCACTTGAATGCGGTGTGAAATTTCTTGGAATATTTTATTGTGTTTCGGATGAAAGACTTGAATCTGTTTTTAAGAAGGATCTCGATTCTGCGATTAAATTGATTACCGACGTTATCAAATACGCGAAAAGTCAAAATCCAAATTTGTTGATACGTTACACACCGGAAGACACAGTTCGATCGCAATTTGAAAATGTTGTTAAGGCTGCAACCGCCGCAGTTGAAGCCGGAGCCGATATAATCAGCGTTGCCGATACAACTGGTTTCATGGTACCCGGTACATCCAGAAGCATGTACGATTACATTTCCCGCTTGATTGAAGAATTAGATAATAGAAATTTGCATCCAAAGATTGCGGTACACTGCCACAACGATCGGGGACTTGCTCTAGCAAATGCTCTAGATGCTTACCGCGCCGGTGCGAATATTATTGACGCCGCGGCATTAGGACTTGGTGAAAGAGCAGGCATAGTAGATCTTGCTCAACTTTTAACTGTATTAACTGTTGATTATAATCAGAATAGATGGAATCTTAAAAAACTTGTTGAACTCTATGATTTAGTAAGCAAACATTCCGGAATTCCAATTCCTGCAAATTATCCAATCACGGGGAAGAATGCTTTTACACACTGTGCCGGTGTTCACACTCACGCCGCTTCTGTTAATCCTATGCATTATGAAAGTCTGAGTCCGGATATTCTTGGAAGAACCAGAACATTCTCGCTTGATCATATGTCTGGAATTGCATCTCTTAGATACGCATTGAAATTAATCGGTGAAGAAGCGCTGGACGATTCTCATCAGATGGATGTTCTCAAAGAAGTCAAATCTGTCGGTCAACGCGGTCGTACAGTTGATCTTGCCGAACTGAAACATATCCTTGAAGCTGTAAAGCATCATAAAATTTATAATAGCTGA
- the lysW gene encoding lysine biosynthesis protein LysW — protein MKTECPVCGAEIALAKDAVQGELIECAECGTELEVVSVDPPKVQEAPQEEEDWGE, from the coding sequence ATGAAAACAGAATGCCCTGTCTGCGGTGCAGAGATAGCATTAGCAAAAGATGCAGTTCAAGGAGAATTGATCGAGTGTGCAGAATGTGGAACTGAATTGGAAGTTGTTTCGGTAGATCCTCCGAAAGTACAAGAAGCTCCACAAGAAGAAGAGGATTGGGGTGAGTAA
- a CDS encoding peptidoglycan DD-metalloendopeptidase family protein: protein MALNKYFRKLFLTGISLTILIFTFTGCTEKTQTKIQEEKPKPNQFGLTVNNLIEVRDTIETNQTLTDILIPHGVTQQKINEIEKKSLNVFPLRSFRANDELYIYAQWDSVETVQYLVYKKDPVNYVVFDLRDAINIYKKQKPFSIKQATVNGNIKDNLIQTLLDKGVKKEVGFNVADIYESQIDFGTLRENDSFTIIYEEINVDNEPVQIGKILAAKFNYRKKDYYAFRFDKEREGQYFDEHGNGLQGMFLTAPIKFRYRITSRYSSNRFHPILHRNKAHLGTDYAAATGTPIMTVATGVVIEAGYTSGNGNYVKVKHNGTYTTQYLHMSRFAKGIRRGSHVIQGQTIGYVGMTGLATGPHVCFRFWKNGKQVNPLKEKNQSADPVSKKNKADFNEVGKTWMEKIAAVNEQPSNINDPKTESKN from the coding sequence ATGGCGCTAAATAAATACTTCCGAAAACTATTCCTTACTGGGATAAGTCTAACAATCTTAATTTTCACCTTCACTGGCTGCACAGAAAAAACGCAAACAAAAATTCAAGAAGAAAAACCGAAACCTAATCAATTTGGCTTAACCGTTAACAATCTAATAGAAGTACGTGATACAATTGAAACCAACCAGACACTTACCGATATTTTAATTCCTCACGGAGTAACACAGCAAAAAATTAATGAAATAGAAAAAAAATCACTCAACGTATTTCCACTCAGAAGTTTCAGAGCTAATGATGAATTGTATATTTATGCACAATGGGATTCCGTTGAAACTGTGCAGTATCTTGTGTATAAGAAAGATCCTGTAAACTATGTCGTTTTCGATTTACGTGACGCGATTAACATTTATAAAAAACAAAAGCCATTTTCAATCAAACAGGCTACTGTCAACGGAAATATCAAGGATAATTTAATTCAAACTCTGTTGGATAAAGGCGTCAAAAAAGAAGTTGGATTTAATGTAGCTGATATTTATGAAAGCCAAATTGATTTCGGTACTTTACGGGAAAATGACAGCTTTACAATTATTTATGAAGAAATAAATGTAGATAATGAACCCGTCCAAATCGGAAAAATTCTTGCGGCGAAATTCAATTATCGGAAAAAAGATTATTATGCATTCCGTTTCGATAAAGAAAGAGAAGGACAGTATTTTGACGAACATGGTAATGGTCTGCAAGGAATGTTTCTAACGGCTCCAATTAAATTCAGATACAGAATTACATCTCGTTATTCATCCAATCGATTTCACCCAATACTGCATAGAAATAAAGCTCATCTTGGAACAGATTACGCTGCCGCTACCGGAACACCAATAATGACTGTGGCTACCGGTGTGGTTATAGAGGCAGGTTATACAAGCGGCAATGGAAACTATGTTAAAGTAAAACATAACGGTACATATACAACACAATACTTGCACATGTCGCGTTTTGCTAAAGGTATTCGACGCGGTTCTCATGTAATTCAGGGGCAGACAATTGGTTATGTTGGAATGACCGGCTTAGCGACCGGTCCACATGTTTGTTTCAGATTTTGGAAGAATGGAAAGCAGGTGAATCCGTTAAAAGAAAAAAATCAATCCGCAGATCCTGTAAGTAAAAAGAATAAAGCGGATTTTAATGAAGTCGGAAAAACTTGGATGGAAAAAATAGCTGCTGTTAACGAGCAACCCTCAAATATTAACGACCCCAAAACAGAATCTAAGAACTAA